The region CCACTACTGCATTTCAGTTGCCAAGTATGTCATCCAACCTCGACCCAATGGAACACCTGTGGGGAGTTCTGAAGAGAGAAGTTGAACCTCATCCTCCATCCAGCTTCCATTCTCAGAAAGAGCTCATTCTGCAAGAATGGAGAAAGACAGACATGGCAGTATGTTGCTAACTTGTCCATTCCATGTCTAGAAGTGTTTGtgctgttcttaaaaaaaaaaaaaaaaaaaaaatatatataataatatatatatatatataatatataatatatatatatatatatatatatatataaataaatcatggAGGCCATACAAAATATTGGATTTGGTGGAATTTGTTGTAGGGTGTATTCATTATTGCAACACCTCATTTGAATAACGTGTTATTTTCTTATCCTAATGATGTTGGTGTTAGAATGGAAGGACTAGGGGAGATAGCGTGCTCAGCTCATTGTTTCCCCcggatcactagatggcagcccccctgtgaTGCAGGTCATCCTGGGTAATGTTGTTCTTTGGCTCAGTCCTTTTGGattccgtgggtgccgccagggggtgtttTGGGAATGCGCAAGCCCCACTTATTTGGGCTCCCACCTCATCCAGACGTGCTCCTGGGCCACGGTTACAGGGTACCAGAAGTACCCCCGGGTGCTACATAAAAGGAGCTGACTGCCTCAAGCTATAGGAGCCAGAGTGGAGAGGAAGGAGACAAGGAGGGAGAAggtgggagagagagaaagacaaagaagagATGACATGACATTTACGGAgtgctgtactgtatattgtttgcttttgtaaCTCTGCATTTGTGCTGTGGGAAATACTTATGGGAAGCGTTTCACATGAGTATTGGCAAGCTGAGTCCAAAGCCTGTGCcgtgtgtttggggagctggagtgcccccttgGTGGCCGCTAATAAATATatctataaaatccaacgtctgtatgcttttcatgagagaactacttaatggacttagattgggtttttatttttctataatttgtttgaatattccggatgattttgtgacttctctcattgtgttaagtatcatagttcgcttgcagtaccgatttatttgcacgaatccgagaaacATGCAGTGGGCCGAGTGGAGCTgggctgggcagggccctcctcactcacgcagcAGGCTCAGGGTGTAAactacctctgcttagctagcaaacgagagaactacttaatggattcagatcgggttttttttctataatttgcttgaagtttccggttgattttgcatcttctctcatcgcgctaagagtccaagttcgcttgcaggagtgatatattcgcgctaatccgagacagaggctgtgggccgaggggagggggaagcccGACGtcgggagctgggcagggccgtCCTCACTGGCCTTTTTTCACTTCTACGCGGGCGACGGCTAGTTAATAACACAAATGTTTAATAGAACAAAATTTTGTCAAAATTCTTCAAATTGCTTTGATGCTCACtgagatataaataaaaatttaaattttcaaaagGGTTGTACTTATGTGGAGTACTGTATTAGGTTAGGTGCTTAGAATCATTGATGGGTTAACAGTAGTTTTGATTTGTTTGGAATTAATTTTGCTTTTAGCAAAAGAATCTgcatgagatgttgggacagtgtagttattagctaaacaaacaggcttgatggactgaatggtctcctcttgtttcttGTGTAAGAGAGTTCTGCGCTACACTCTTAAGCTACATGAAGCAAGTGGTCTTCTCACAGTTGTTCCCAAACTACCGTAAAGCAGTGCTGGGCGATATACCgcttcataccaaaaaacgttttttatttttgttatgatatggatttcttatactgcaacactggTTTATATAggctaaacaatgttcggaacgtggcgcagcgggaaactgtttacaggggacctttttcactgctgcactgctaaacacgcatgcaatggagtacatgcgttagtggaggtttTGAACGGTGAAAATAgacagaacattctgaaactgaagctgtagcagacgataaagtcgAGCATGGTGACACAGAAGAACGtttgctgaaaaaaaggagtcacatccattgcctggagatactttggttttaaaaggtcagatgtggaccattatgttcaaatgtgtgaatactgtttctatactgctgggtaacactgcaagccaagttgtacttgttttatttttttttttttcaatgctgtgtaatgtacctgggtactgtgtaatagtgtgacgacatgttgactttattctcgacatttctactttaatctcaatgcttatgtcgagattaaagtcaacatgttgactttattctcgtaatttgtcattaaagtagaacattgtaaactaatcttaatcttaaaatatttaatttactagattttctcgaACCCCGTCATAAgctatgtagcacattaaatgctttgtgttaagtgttccccgacccagttgttaatcgctacgcgcttcttggactgacttcttcttgtactAAGAgcaggcgcaggcagcgatcgccaaacagaatccattcactttattatattcctgctctctgaacatttagaatgccaagattaATACTtgattatcattttcatgattaaatgcattaaagcaggtattagtcatgtgggggcacggcggtgtggaggttgcactgctgccttgcagcaagggggtcccgggtgttccctgccttgagtttgcttgtttttctggtgcttcagtttcctttcaaagtcatgtaggatgtggggttttgttctgctatattgaccctgctgtTGTATGtgttgctcatattcaccctgcgatgtgctggcgccctgttcaggatttgctcctgcctcgcacacaatgcctGCTGGGATGgacgcaaccctgaatggatggcataattaaaaaatgtataatgaagattttttttaagttctgaacactccgtggtcttaagtttataactagttcacaaagacgtttatcgtgtggtgattggttatgtggagaaattaaaaggaaggataggaactggggatTTGGTCTGTCAgacagacagcatgcatgcaataaagaaagcccgctcagaagaacatccattgaacttgtgtttgtgtctccgaccaccagatcacaaacccaacatttacacgatatttaatttaaaccagtgcgatacccattcagacatccagttttttggagccttgtcactcCTGCCATAAAGTTCgctacactgaatgtacacctggggaccccttactgcgagggagcagcactaccacctcactaccgtgcatgtttaatacctgctttaatgtatttcatcatgaatatatcatcaagtatttatcttagcattccaaatgttcagagagcaggaatataataaagtgaatggattctgtttggcgatcgctgcctgcgcctgctcttagtgcaaGATGAAGTCAGTCcaagaagcgcgtagcgattaacaactgggtcggggaacacttaacacaaagcatttaatgtgctacataacttatgaccaggtttgagaaaatctagtaaattaaacattgagtttagtttacgacattctactttaatgacaaaataaactatgagaataaagtggaaatgtcgactttaatctcaatatcagcgtcgagattaaagtggaaatgttgagaataaagttaacaggtcgactttattctcgacatatagtttgtttttcttcactgtggccctaatacgcttttGTAGGGCTATAGCACAAGtagaattataaatgcaagttgcagttttattatttatgtatactagagggcttcgctcacccacccccgggtttggtttaccggatatacattttaaagagattattttcatgggaattgttacatatgcgttattttcacttttactttaaaacttttgtaaaaacaataatagtcctttatttccggccccgggtgtggttaaatctctttctcgcagcaCGTATACCGATGCTCGCTGctcatgttgtcttgctgctgctggcgagctgcctgttatgtttgtcgcgctgcgcgtcagtcatttaaaagcctgtacagcggcTGTCCTTTTACCACTTCTTGTCGCTGCCACTCCCGTTGTGAagggagggctgaacgcacgctaaggagttgcagtcggatcatctgctggcttccagctactgctgctggcaagctgcgtgttctgcttgtcgttgttttaagagctgggagcacatggtgtctgtctgccaaaagcattccaacaactgcttggttagatgtcctgaacttgttttaaatgttgtctcactaccttgtctcgcgggacgtcaaattgcaaTCTGTTGACACCAAGTCTCGTGTTTGGCCACGGAGCTTCTCACGGGGACCTTAATCTCTTTCATCTTGCGGGTGTTTTAAGTGTctcccgagaagatcacgtctcgtctcccttccaccaagattttttttaataatagagagatagcttatcttgaagcaaggtccatattaatttGCCTTactgatggttcagttggtaaagatgtcatcatcaagttacacttgtcttatttttatttggtgaatactgtgtaatgcacctgggcttgaagtcttgaagtaatagtgcaatttccagtaataatactatcatttattttgttgttattatttattagtttaaatatgcagtttattgatggtaaacttgtttaaaaagtcactttaacgtgtcagtggacagagattgttaacattaacagaaagtgtagttggtttacaaaaaatatttcctatttattccttttctaagacgtgttcaatgcaatacaacttttgacaagcacctctggatattttactaagtctaaatgcctctttggatggttgaaaatatacaatacgtttatttttgtgtagcccaaaatcacacaagtgccgcaatgggctttaacaggccctgcctcttgacagccccccagccttgactctaagaagacaacaaaaaaactccccaaaaaacccttttagggaaaaattgggttcaaagagagacccctttccaggtaggttgggcgtgcagtgggtgtcaaaaagaaggaggtcaatacgatacaatacaatatacgGAACaggacaaatcctcaatacagtataaagtaaaaagtttttttttttttagaagtaaaataaaataaattctgctccatacttctaaaatttttaacagtagatgatatcacataataagatttggatatttttagagtcctggagacctcatccatcaagctgcctcccccatttggccattccacggctgaaacagtgctgggccagccaatctgatgaaaggacccctctaccccatgattcctgtgatcctccatcagagatgactttaccttaggcaggcaaaacaacttgacaggtgggccatgtcaccaaatgccacatttgagtaccgataagagaaacagaataggtgagggttagtaacaaattctaactatcatgttacttatggtttagtgctaatgactaacaacagagatgcagtctgtacagttaatcagcagctctagtcagggtgtgctaaactgaagtagtgagtcttcagccgggatttgaaagctgagaccgaaggggcatctcttatagtggcaggcagaccattccacagtttaggggccctgtaactaaaatatgttgtcaaaattttagtttgttgtttgcaaaattggttcaataaaaaggttctatattttgactgcaactgtcatgcaatgtgattccttctcttcattagtgccacccccttgaaaactatcactttatggggccatgcaaacttttattaataattgtgtgcacattaaaatgtttattttgtacaatgtacaattctcatgacagtggaataggttattcttagccagtaattgcagtaaaaaatgtggttaacatccactcatgcatgggaaaaaaataccgtcaaataccgtgaaaccggtattattgtgaaaaataccgtgatatagaattttggtcattcCGCCCAGCACTACCGTAAAGCACACATTTCTTTACTTTCATTCAGACGCAAAGAGCCTTTTCTTTGTTGTTGATTGGGGTTGTTCTCTGGCCAGTATGTCAttctcctcttctctttctcttcaggtCATGGATTTTCCAGGACACTTTGACCAGATCTTCCAGCAGTTGAATTACCAGCGACTACATGGACAGCTGTGCGACTGCGTAATTGTTGTGGGCAGCCGTCACTTCAAGGCACATCGCTCTGTGCTGGCGGCCTGCAGTACCCACTTCAGGGCACTTTTTACTGTTGCTGAAGGCGATACCAGCATGAACATGATCCAGTTAGACAGCGAAGTGGTGACAGCCGAGGCCTTTGCGGCTCTAATCGATATGATGTACACCTCCACGCTTATGCTGGGCGAAAGCAACGTCATGGATGTTTTGCTAGCTGCCTCACACCTCCATCTTAATGCGGTGGTAAAAGCCTGTAAGCACTACCTGACTACTCGCACTCTGCCAATGTCCCCCCAGGGCAGCACCGGTAGTGACAGAGCCCAGCAGGAGCAGCAAGCTGCCAGCTCTCGTCTGCAGCGGTCTTTTCTTTTGCAGCAGCTGGGCCTCAGCTTGGTGAACTCCCCATTAGGAGGGCAGAATGGAGCAGAGGAGACCAGCTCCCTGAGAGGTAGTGGAGCAGGAGTAGTGGAGCAAAGAGCATCGTTTCCTATCCGTCGATTCCATAAGCGCAAACCTTCAGTGGCAGAGGACAGACCCAGACAGCGGTTACGAACTTCAGCCGCAGTAGATGACTCCATGATTGTCACAGACGTTGGCAGTGTAGTAGATGCAGAATCCCACAACCGAGAGTTTTTTTCCCCAGATTCCATTAAACTTGGAGATGGACCTAAACCAGATGGTGACCTCTGTGGCATTTCTTCAGTAGACAATCCAGACGATAACACAATGTTGTTTGAGCAGTCTTATGGGGCGCAAGAAGATTCCCAGCTGCCTAGTCAGTCGGACGTTGGCAGCAGCACGTTGCCACAGCAGCCTCTCGGTGGAAACGCTGGAGATGATAGCAACTTTCAAGATGTTGCTGGAGCTGGAGAAAAAGATTTGGGAGTTGGTGTTGAGAAAGAAGAGGATGAAGAGCACATGAGAGTAGTAGTTAAGAGTGAACCGCTCAGCTCCCCAGAACCACAGGACGAAGTAAGTGATGTCACCTCACAGGCAGAAGGCAGTGACCAAGTGGAACCTGGTGCTGATAAGATTGAGCTGAGCCCAGAGAGCAGCGATCGCAGCTTTTCTGACCCCCAGTCCAGCACAGACCGTGTGGGTGATATTCACCTCCTGGATACGGCTGGTGCTGGGGCTAATGGGCCTGGCATAGTTCCCTCCAGCAGTGGCAGTCTGGACAGTAAACAGGTATTTAGCATCTCCAGCTTCCTTAACAAGGGAAGAGTGGGTGGCAGTGGCTACATAGCAGCAGGGGGTAACCAGGGTACCGACGACAACCTTCCTAACACTACAAGTGGAGATTGCCGCATGGAGGGA is a window of Erpetoichthys calabaricus chromosome 7, fErpCal1.3, whole genome shotgun sequence DNA encoding:
- the LOC114654918 gene encoding zinc finger and BTB domain-containing protein 5, with protein sequence MDFPGHFDQIFQQLNYQRLHGQLCDCVIVVGSRHFKAHRSVLAACSTHFRALFTVAEGDTSMNMIQLDSEVVTAEAFAALIDMMYTSTLMLGESNVMDVLLAASHLHLNAVVKACKHYLTTRTLPMSPQGSTGSDRAQQEQQAASSRLQRSFLLQQLGLSLVNSPLGGQNGAEETSSLRGSGAGVVEQRASFPIRRFHKRKPSVAEDRPRQRLRTSAAVDDSMIVTDVGSVVDAESHNREFFSPDSIKLGDGPKPDGDLCGISSVDNPDDNTMLFEQSYGAQEDSQLPSQSDVGSSTLPQQPLGGNAGDDSNFQDVAGAGEKDLGVGVEKEEDEEHMRVVVKSEPLSSPEPQDEVSDVTSQAEGSDQVEPGADKIELSPESSDRSFSDPQSSTDRVGDIHLLDTAGAGANGPGIVPSSSGSLDSKQVFSISSFLNKGRVGGSGYIAAGGNQGTDDNLPNTTSGDCRMEGDTAYLMSPESVNGPAHHHLHNHLHLSGENNPFSDSSDGHFLRPMQDTLGQSYRGADHFALDFQRSSLGLRSIARPSRGGNGPLGMGFPSYRRIAPKLPVVGASLRMDGTQLQDPSSSSSSSSAGVGPHMLLNGASGSGYDSGQPVGPPQLTRASADVLSKCKKALSEHNVLVVEGARKYACKICCKTFLTLTDCKKHIRVHTGEKPYACLKCGKRFSQSSHLYKHSKTTCLRWQNSNLPNTLL